One window from the genome of Chiroxiphia lanceolata isolate bChiLan1 chromosome 15, bChiLan1.pri, whole genome shotgun sequence encodes:
- the C15H5orf47 gene encoding uncharacterized protein C5orf47 homolog: protein MLPLLQAAKGAETLGNNPQQYFSVKENQHYVLNPSTGRRKRDTHSPSPGSPHRPPGSPQPPTPLTTLSPGSRRGPSVPGSPQPRFLSPPLGPWFPSPTPGSPQPRPPWPPPPQMERGRRSRPPVPLVYVNSFGSHRCGSVIRLGRGSRGGSGQSPPGSARSPRAAPEPQDEPSPGPGSCRAGRPSSRPPGDQEAKAKAHTFDFPIPSKHVDKVIKRKKKKSKVWHKVWKVISRMLEENERFRSRLLACSQLDGEGSGMNQTSQNGVYLDREESIFGWV from the exons ATGCTGCCCCTCCTCCAGGCAGCCAAGGGTGCTGAAACTCTGGGAAATAATCCACAGCAGTATTTCAGTGtcaaagaaaat CAGCACTATGTGCTAAACCCTAGCACTGGCCGGAGGAAGAGGGACACCcactcccccagccccggctccccTCACCGACCCCCCggctcccctcagcccccaactcccctcaccaccctcagccCCGGTTCCCGTCGCGGACCCTCAGTCCCCGGCTCTCCTCAGCCCCGGTTCCTCTCACCGCCCCTCGGTCCCTGGTTCCCCTCACCGACCCCCGGCTCCCCTCAGCCCCGGCCCCCCTGGCCGCCCCCGCCGCAGATGGAGCGCGGCCGCCGCAGCCGCCCTCCCGTGCCCCTCGTGTATGTGAACAGCTTCGGCTCGCACCGCTGCGGCTCCGTGATCCGCCTGGGCCGGGGCTCCCGGGGAGGCTCCGGGCAGAGTCCCCCAGGCTCGGCCAGGAGCCCGAGGGCCGCCCCGGAGCCGCAGGACGagcccagccccggcccggggAGCTGCCGTGCGGGGAGACCCAGCAGCCGCCCCCCCG GTGACCAAGAGGCTAAAGCTAAGGCTCACACCTTTGACTTTCCCATCCCTTCAAAACATGTTGATAAAGTCATAAAAcgaaagaagaaaaag TCCAAAGTCTGGCACAAGGTCTGGAAAGTCATTTCGAGAATgcttgaagaaaatgaaaggttcAGAAGTCGACTGTTGGCCTGCAGTCAGCTGGATGGAGAAG